One region of Eretmochelys imbricata isolate rEreImb1 chromosome 2, rEreImb1.hap1, whole genome shotgun sequence genomic DNA includes:
- the THEM6 gene encoding protein THEM6, translated as MLLVLLGAGAALFGLLDAWYLLRLPLAVLRARWLQPRLRDVLQEQSWPGLVLPSDLDCLLHMNNARYLREADLARCAHLARCGIFSALRALGGSLALAASCARHRRPLRLFERFAVRTRLLGWDARAFYLEQRFLSPRDGFVCALLLCRLHVAGSSPGRLVQHLYQRQVDSPELPEEVQHWISYNEASSQKLRAESGLGINTKDE; from the exons atgctgctggtgctgctgggcGCGGGGGCCGCGCTGTTCGGCCTGCTGGACGCCTGGTACCTGCTGCGCCTGCCGCTGGCCGTGCTGCGCGCCCGGTGGTTGCAGCCCCGGCTGCGGGACGTgctgcaggagcagagctggccgGGCCTGGTGCTGCCCTCGGACCTGGACTGCCTGCTGCACATGAACAACGCCCGCTACCTGCGCGAGGCCGACCTGGCGCGCTGCGCCCACCTGGCGCGCTGCGGCATCTTCAGCGCCCTGCGCGCCCTGGGGGGCAGCCTCGCGCTGGCCGCCTCCTGCGCCCGCCACCGCCGCCCGCTGCGCCTCTTCGAGCGCTTCGCCGTGCGCACCCGCCTGCTGGGCTGGGACGCCCGCGCCTTCTACCTGGAGCAGCGGTTCCTGAGCCCCCGCGACGGCTTCGTCTGCGCCCTGCTGCTCTGCCGCCTGCACGTGGCCGGCAGCAGCCCCGGGCGCCTGGTGCAGCACCTGTACCAGAGACAG GTGGACTCCCCAGAACTTCCAGAGGAGGTGCAGCATTGGATCAGCTACAACGAAGCCAGCAGCCAAAAGCTAAGAGCTGAAAGCGGCCTGGGAATCAATACCAAGGATGAGTAA